From Triticum aestivum cultivar Chinese Spring chromosome 7B, IWGSC CS RefSeq v2.1, whole genome shotgun sequence:
TACTCACGCCTATTCCACGTACTCAACCTACCAAAGAAGCCATGCCCACGCTGCGGGAGGTCGATGCGGGCATCTTTCTGCCGTCAATCCACCCTTCCACGACTTCCTGAGGAGGGTAGCATCACTCGTTGACCATCTGCCATCGCTAACTCAATCTACCGCGTCGTCAGTGCATCATACTGGCCCTGCAATGCATCTAGCAAGCCTAACCGAGTTACTACAGATGCAACGGTGGCAAGCCAATACACAAATTAAACTTTCTTTTTCTCGAATATGCATAGCATGCATATCATTTTATGAAGAGAGGGAAAGGGCATAGAGAACCCTTCACCGGTGTGGCAATTACAAATTGCATGCTACACCTCCACTGTCGGTCGACTACACACTCAAACTCCAACTCATACAGACGACTACTCACGCCTACTCCACGTACTCAACCTACCGAAGAAGCCCTCTACACTGCCCTTCACGAGCCCTGCATTCCACCATGCACGTCCTTCCTGCTCCACACGACGCATCGCCTTGGCAATCTTCGGGGTAGCACCATCAAAGACCACTGCATTTCAATGCTTCCACAGCTCCCAAAGACCACGCAAGATGATTGCCCGAGTGGTCCCTGATGCTTAAACCCTGCTTGGCTCTACTTTGGCACCGGATACACAAGTTAAACTAGCTGCGCCATAACCCAGATAAAAATAATTTCTCTGATAGTATTGAATACGAAGCAGGGTGAATGGGGCGCCGCTTTGCATCCCTACGAGCCACAGTACTCCTGAACAAGTTGGTCCGGCTTGCTAAACTCGTTGTCTCGCTAGCTCGAACGTCTGTTCGGCCTGCTGCAGTGCACCTAAGTAACGAACGGGTGAAGAAATCCCGTGATGGAGGCAGGAGAGCGGACGTCCTTGTGTGCCACAGTGCAGTATTAATTAGTGTTGATGATTGCATTAGGAGTGAGttttagaaagaaagaaaaaaaagatcgGGAGAAAGTGTGGCGTGTCCCTCTCGCTGCCCGCAAGGTATTACTAACTCGCAGTGGCATGCAGGGGTGCCAGCTTAGGCATAGAAATCATCAACGTGAATGTGTGCTAATCTGAATGGACGAGAAGCGCCGAACTATCCGAATCCGAGATGATGATCGATCCGCCACGTTTTAGATGAGGCGCCAAGCTGAAAGGTTGTGTTTCACCGGACGCCACATTTCCAGGGCCGAGAGAAAGACCGTTTCGTCCGTTGGCTGCTGCCTGCTGCTCCTTGGATGTGACTGTGGGCACACATCGATGTGAACTCAACAGACTGGAAATTGACGAAACATATCGTGTAGTACATTTTTCAATACTGGAATTGTAGGCTTGGCTCTTCGATATAGGAAGGGCCGCTCCCCAGCCGCCCAGCATATTtcggagaaagaaaaaaaattccatTCTGACCAACCGTTGGTTTTCAATCAAAGTGTCAGTCTCTTTCTTCAACCTCTGGACACCGCTCCTTGATTTTTCCTTTCTTTTGGTGGCCAGCACGTGTCCAGATAAGGCCATCCGTGTAAACCCTCCTCTGGTGATACGCCCGTCCAACCTAATTTTGCCTTCACTTGAACTCCACTAAAtacaaattctgctcaaacagtgcATATAATAAAAAAAGCATATTGTTGGAAACCGGCGGTGACTTGAGAAAATCCCAACAGGACGCATTTGAGCAATTTGTGATAAATGTATCGTTCAACATCTGAACTCCTTAGAAATGGAAAGTTAGGGTTGCTACCAGTGGTGGGGCTACAACTACCTTCAGAGGGAGAAAGATGTGGAAAGGCAATCAGTTTCATTTATAATTTGCCACTAATTGTTATGTGAAAATTATGCTAACAATCATAACAAATCAGAGATATAAAAAAACTTATGGCATCGTTAAAAACGGTGCAACAAAGGTGCTTCTAGTATATGCATATGGATGCAGATTtccaaaagaaaacagaacaattaGGTAGAATGTACCATAGGTAGAAGACATAGAAGACAAAACTTATGGAGTAATCTACATTTGGATGACCCACATAAATGTCGCAAAACCACTCTAAAAATAGTGTCCCCTTGACTCCTTATATTGGACTGTGCTCTGTCCATTTTGAATCTGCATGGATAAGGATATATCCGATCCATTAGTGGCGCCAACGAATTCGGGATAGGCGGTAAAAATAGCTTGGTGTGTGGCCGTTACGTGGCTTTAAATAGACCAGTGCATGGATAAAGCACCCCCTTTTTTATCTCCCTCCCCGCTCTGTTACTGCTCACCACTACAACCCGTAGAGTAATTTAACTTAGGCTGATACGAGGATCCACAATTTACTGCACATTAGTCTTCCATTTCAGCAAAGGTAACTCGCATGATTCATTCTCCATGTACGTCTTTCTTGTGTTCAGATTTCTTGGGAGGGTTTGGATGAGAGGTTTCTGGCTAGACGATGGCAGTAATTTGTTAAACATTTCTAGTACGATGTTCGTTCTTTCACCGGTTCTTGGTTCTGATAAAACGTTCGTTGGAATGGTAGAGGTCGATCGAGATTGCCGTCGTCGTCGCTCGGTCGATGGGGGGCAGCATGGAGGAGCAGCTGCACATGACGGCGGCGGCGAATAAGATCGCGGTGCCGTTGAAGAAGCACCACCCGAACCTCCACATGGCCCACGCTGGCGCGGGcaagggcggcggggaggcgccggcggTGATGGTGACCACGCCCAAGGCGTCGTCGCAGGCGCCCAAGCACGCGCACCTGCTGGCGAGCCCACGGGCGTGCCTCTGCTCGCCGACGACGCACGCCGGGTCGTTCCGGTGCAGGCTCCaccgcggcggcgccggcgtcggCCTCCACGAGATGGGCAAGAAGAGCAGCCCTGGCGCGTGACGCGCGCGCCCACCCGTCCGCACGTTCTTGTTTCTGTTTTGCTGGATGGGTGGTGTGCAGTGCATGGGAAGGGAAAATattttttttctctccttctttttggATCCTCTGTTTGCGTCGACGGGGAACTTCATCTTGTCATCTGCAGTCGACGATTACGAATGTTGATCGATTCTGTGCCTGATGGAAACCGGCCGCCTGTATATATAACAAAGTGTACATAACTGCCGGTTCAGAAATGGGCAATTGCAGAGTTCTAGATCAAaagttttccctcaaaaaaaatcaAAAGTTTCAGAATATTTTTATACGCCTTGAAGAAAAAAGATTAAAGTGTTGACAGTGGGATTTGAACCCACGCCCTTTCGGACCAGAGCCTTAATCTGGCGCCTTAGACCAACTCGGCCATATCAACTTGGTGGCAACAATCCTCCTGCAGAGATCACGAACGCTTTCTACCATCATCCTTCTTAACTAATACCGCTTTCTAAAACATTTTCTGAACTGTCTCTCAATTTCATTCTAATTTGAAATGCCACTGGGTATTGGCTAATTATAGTATTGGGACTAAGCATCATGTAAAAAACCAACATGGCGCACAGCACCTGATAACTTGGCCACCTACCTCTGTGCAGTCTGATCATCTGATGATAACGAGCGAAACAGGCAGAGGTGACACTCTACAAATCCAGAGCATAGCAAAGAAAGTGGCAACCAACAACATGCTACGGAGCAGGCACACTATATTCAGATTTCGGAGCCACATAGTTGTGGATTATATCACTAGTACGTAATAATGGTCTTTAGGCAACAGGATAAATAACACTGGTCTTTTCAGTACACTAAAATGTACTCGGGGTAGATGAAAATTGAAACATACATGTATGCTAATGGTAGTTGAAAACTTGAAATGTGCCCTATCTCAAGAAAATGCATACCTACAAACATGTGTTTCCCAAAAGGCTCGGAGCAATCATGTGAACATATAGCGAATTAAACCGTGCATAGCAACGAAGAAAAGGGTCGTCGATGGTAAGGTCCAGTGCTTTCTGCAAGTTCCAAGCACCGTCCACTTTAGGCGACACCAGCAACACTTTAGAGGCCCATGCTCGAAACTGAGGACACCCGAATCTGTCTATCATCTCATTCACCTCGACCGCTGAAGGAAAGTTTTCTTCAAGTGGCACAAGCAGCAAAGACTCCAGCTCCTGCGCATCACTGGCGATGAACTTGAGGAATTCAAACTCTTTCTGATTCCCGCGGAACTTGTGGAAAACCATCCTCTTGACGCGTGATTTCCAGCATTTAACTGCACTGACCTCCTCCCAGAACTTGGCATGGTGCTCCCAGGTGGGTTGATAGGCAGTTGAGGATGGAGCATGTAGGGTAGACTGCATATTCATACCAGTGGGTGAACAGTTCAGTTGCATATATGGATCATGATGATATACAGTATTATAGCATTGTGTCTGGTGCCGAACAATGTTGTATTTCCGTCATTCATGTAATGGAAAGGGGTAATGCCCGGTTAAAAGAAAAGTATTTATAGCATTGCCAAATGACTGACTGACTGAAGGAATTGGGTGGTATATACCTCAATGTGCAGGATTGAGATGTTGGGGAAGCATCTGAGGAAGCTGGCTAGCGTCTTGACCTCGCTGAAGATACGGAAATTCACTTTCAAGGCCAATATCCTGACGCCTGGAACCACAGCGCATCTGCTCGCCATTGTGTCAGGCTGAAATGCGGTGCACCACGAAAAAGATGGATACCACACGTTAAATGTTCAATAATCATTGAGAAAATCATGATTGATGGATCAATGTGTATTGAACAAATTCACAGgttgagagagagatggagaggtaGCCAATACCTCGATGACATTGTTACCGATCTGCAGCTTGTGAACTCTTGGCTCCAGGTACCCGAGCACTCGCAAGCTGGGTGCACAAGCAATCTTGATCCTCACACGATCGCACCCAGCaatagaaggctccaaaaggatgAGGCGCTCCAAGAGTGGCGCGTCCATCACGGCGAACTTCTCCATGGTGGACAGCCCAAGAAGCACACACCGGAGGCTTTGGCTGCGGAGATGGACGCGCTTGGGCGAATTGCGGGCCAGCGTAAGGGTCTGCAGGACGGGGCTAGCAGCGAGCAAGTAATCCAGGTCATGTTCGGTCATGCTGATACTTATCATGTCGAGCTTCCGGAGGTGGGGAAGAAAGACGTCGGCGCTGCGGGAGAGGGCGACGGGGAACTTCCACCAGGACAGTGAGAGGCGCTGGAGCGAGGAGCAGCGGAGGATGTCGGCGGGGAGGTGCGGGTAGACGTGCCTGTTAAAGAGGGCGAGCTCCTGGGTGCCCTtggcggcgaggaggcgcggcCAGTGGGCGAGCTCGCGGTTCAGGGAGGCGGGCCTGCAGTCGGTGAGGAGGACGGCGCGGAAGGGGCCCGGGTGGTCGGCGAGGACTCGGAGAACGGAGGCGGCGCGCGAGGGCTCGGGGAGGTGGGCGTCGTCGAGGACAAGAGGGGTGGAGCGCCACAGGTGGCGCCAGCGGGGGCCGAGAGAGGCGGTGCGGGCGGCGTCTGTGACGGGGAGGCGGGAGATGATGTGACGGAGGAGGTCGTCGTGGAGGGCGCTGATGCGGTCCTCGCCGTCGTACCCCGCggtggagaggagggtggcggcgccGTCGCCCATGGTGGCAACTGGCGAGGGTTTCGGTTCGATTTCGGCCGGAGCGGAGGAGCGAGCCGGAAATGGGTTCCTAGCGGCCCACCAAGCGGCCCCTGCCCACTGACCTGGAATAAGCTCGTTTTCCCGAATTTTATAGGAATTTCAACCCATGATAGGATTCCTGTAAGAAATTTTCTTTAAACCCTTTAGGCCTTCTTTTGTTTGGAGAAAATTTATATAGAAATTCTAAAGGATAGGATTTttgtaggaaaattttattttgatCCCTTTGGTTTGTATGAATGGATTCCCTATTCCTAAGTTTGATAGGAAACAATCCTTCACATTTCAAATAAAAATAAACATTTGCTTAGACtgtatggaaaaattcctatcccaTGACTCAAGTGACATCTCTTTtcttataggaattgagatgcatatCATCTTATTGACATCTATTTTTCTAGATACGTCTCATCCCATTTCCTATAGCTTTCTTATTCCTAAATTTACGAATGATTAACTGAACGGGAAAAGTGAAATTCTACTTGGATATTTAATTCTTGAGTCTAACTTCAAAATTATATCTATGTTGAAACGAAGGGAATACACTTTTAGTTAGGTTCCATCTCAACTGTAAACATTGACATGGACTAAAAGAAATTCGGGGAACATGGACTAATTTCTATCTACTCTCTgtccttgaaagagtgtacttccgACTTTGTTGGAAAGTCAATTCTTTTTATATTTGACCGTATTTGTACAATAATagaccaacatttatgccatcaaagtAGCATAGTTTGACCCTTCAAGAAAGTTGAAAGTACACTCTTTTAAGGGCGGAGGGAGTATAGTATATTTAGAAAATTGGTGGAAAATGAAAGCGGCGTCTCTTCTTGTATAAGCACAAAGCTAACAACCTTGCAAGAGCATGTGCATTTGTACCAGCATGTTACACCCCAAAACCAACAAAAAAATGTGATGACCCTCTCGTTTCTGCTCGGCTAGTGGTAACCGTATCCCTTGCCCTGATTTCATTATAAAGCCGACCTAAAAGACCCATTGCTCTGGAATTTTAGGCCAGCCCAATAACCCCTTGGGCACTGCGTGCAACCTATTCTCATTCTAGATACCCTAANNNNNNNNNNNNNNNNNNNNNNNNNNNNNNNNNNNNNNNNNNNNNNNNNNNNNNNNNNNNNNNNNNNNNNNNNNNNNNNNNNNNNNNNNNNNNNNNNNNNNNNNNNNNNNNNNNNNNNNNNNNNNNNNNNNNNNNNNNNNNNNNNNNNNNNNNNNNNNNNNNNNNNNNNNNNNNNNNNNNNNNNNNNNNNNNNNNNNNNNNNNNNNNNNNNNNNNNNNNNNNNNNNNNNNNNNNNNNNNNNNNNNNNNNNNNNNNNNNNNNNNNNNNNNNNNNNNNNNNNNNNNNNNNNNNNNNNNNNNNNNNNNNNNNNNNNNNNNNNNNNNNNNNNNNNNNNNNNNNNNNNNNNNNNNNNNNNNNNNNNNATTTTAGGGTGTGGACAGTCTCCTATTTCCAATCAAATCTTGCTAAACTCAACATGCAGCTTCAATTGTGTATAATTTATACATAGGCGTAGCAAACCTCTTCTCATTCTTAGGCAGGAGAATGCGGTGGTGAAAGTTGCTAACACCTTTTCTTATGACGTGCATTGGTGCCA
This genomic window contains:
- the LOC123162669 gene encoding uncharacterized protein codes for the protein MGGSMEEQLHMTAAANKIAVPLKKHHPNLHMAHAGAGKGGGEAPAVMVTTPKASSQAPKHAHLLASPRACLCSPTTHAGSFRCRLHRGGAGVGLHEMGKKSSPGA
- the LOC123162668 gene encoding FBD-associated F-box protein At5g60610, with product MGDGAATLLSTAGYDGEDRISALHDDLLRHIISRLPVTDAARTASLGPRWRHLWRSTPLVLDDAHLPEPSRAASVLRVLADHPGPFRAVLLTDCRPASLNRELAHWPRLLAAKGTQELALFNRHVYPHLPADILRCSSLQRLSLSWWKFPVALSRSADVFLPHLRKLDMISISMTEHDLDYLLAASPVLQTLTLARNSPKRVHLRSQSLRCVLLGLSTMEKFAVMDAPLLERLILLEPSIAGCDRVRIKIACAPSLRVLGYLEPRVHKLQIGNNVIEPDTMASRCAVVPGVRILALKVNFRIFSEVKTLASFLRCFPNISILHIESTLHAPSSTAYQPTWEHHAKFWEEVSAVKCWKSRVKRMVFHKFRGNQKEFEFLKFIASDAQELESLLLVPLEENFPSAVEVNEMIDRFGCPQFRAWASKVLLVSPKVDGAWNLQKALDLTIDDPFLRCYARFNSLYVHMIAPSLLGNTCL